One genomic window of Nicotiana sylvestris chromosome 10, ASM39365v2, whole genome shotgun sequence includes the following:
- the LOC104250045 gene encoding NADH dehydrogenase [ubiquinone] 1 alpha subcomplex subunit 6-like, with protein sequence MAHMVRNMRVPPNSASLAEAKNRTLEFFRMCCRSIPEIMDIYNLYDVVSPSQLRSAVAAEVRKNSNVTNPKVIDMLLFKGMEELKNVVDHSKQRHHIVGKYVVGNQGLVQDLEAKDQGSSNFLKNFYSSNYF encoded by the exons ATGGCGCATATGGTGAGAAACATGAGGGTCCCGCCAAACTCGGCGAGTTTGGCTGAGGCTAAGAACAGGACCTTAGAATTCTTCAGGATGTGTTGCAGATCCATCCCTGAGATCATGGATATCTACAACTTGTACGACGTCGTTTCTCCCTCCCAACTCCGTTCCGCTGTCGCTGCTGAAGTTCGCAAGAATTCCAACGTTACTAATCCTAAG GTAATTGATATGCTGCTGTTTAAGGGCATGGAAGAGTTGAAGAACGTTGTGGACCACTCCAAGCAGAGGCACCACATTGTTGGCAAATACGTCGTTGGTAACCAAGGTCTTGTGCAGGACCTTGAAGCCAAAGATCAGGGCAGCTCTAATTTCCTGAAAAACTTTTACAGCAGCAACTACTTCTAG
- the LOC104250046 gene encoding DEAD-box ATP-dependent RNA helicase 37-like produces MPTSWADSVSAAENLAAAAPPKSAYVPPHLRNRPASTDPPAQASYAGAAASGQGQSGYGGPNVGGSRWSGPRNDFQSGYGGGGGRGGGWNSRTGGWDRGREREANPFAEDDAEPFVEPENSGINFDAYEDIPVETSGDNVPPPVNTFAEIDLGEAVNQNIRRCKYVKPTPVQRHAIPIVLSGRDLMACAQTGSGKTAAFCFPIISGIMRGQFPRPPRPRVAFPLALILSPTRELSCQIHDEAKKFAYQTGVRVVVAYGGAPINQQLRELERGVHILVATPGRLVDLLERARVSLQMIRYLALDEADRMLDMGFEPQIRKIVQQMDMPPPGVRQTMLFSATFPKEIQRLALDFLSNYIFLAVGRVGSSTDLIVQRVEYVQETDKRSHLMDLLHAQRANGAHGKQALTLVFVETKKGADSLEHWLCMNGFPATAIHGDRTQQEREHALRSFKSGNTPILVATDVAARGLDIPHVAHVVNFDIPNDIDDYVHRIGRTGRAGKTGLATAFFNENNSSVARALADLMQEANQEVPAWLSRYAARSSHGGGKNRRGGNRFGGRDFRKDTSFNRGVTDYYGGGANMSSGYGASGGYAASYGGAGVTSAWD; encoded by the exons ATGCCAACATCGTGGGCTGATTCGGTTTCTGCAGCCGAGAATTTGGCTGCTGCTGCTCCCCCAAAGTCAGCATACGTTCCACCACATCTTAGAAATAGACCTGCTTCAACTGATCCTCCTGCACAGGCTTCCTATGCTGGGGCTGCTGCATCTGGTCAGGGCCAAAGTGGTTATGGTGGCCCAAATGTAGGTGGAAGTCGTTGGAGTGGTCCTAGGAATGATTTCCAATCTGGTTATGGTGGTGGAGGAGGCCGTGGCGGGGGCTGGAATAGCAGAACAGGTGGTTGGGATCGAGGGAGGGAGCGGGAAGCTAACCCGTTTGCAGAGGATGATGCTGAACCCTTTGTTGAACCAGAGAATTCTGGGATCAACTTTGATGCGTATGAGGATATTCCTGTTGAGACAAGTGGGGATAATGTGCCCCCTCCTGTAAACACTTTTGCTGAGATTGATCTAGGTGAAGCTGTAAACCAAAATATCAGGAGATGCAAGTATGTTAAGCCAACCCCTGTGCAACGGCATGCTATACCAATTGTACTCTCTGGTAGAGATTTGATGGCTTGTGCTCAGACTGGTTCTGGCAAAACTGCTGCTTTCTGCTTCCCCATCATAAGTGGAATCATGCGGGGCCAATTTCCAAGACCACCACGTCCGCGGGTGGCATTTCCACTGGCTCTTATTCTTTCTCCGACAAGGGAGCTCTCATGCCAA ATCCATGATGAAGCTAAGAAATTCGCATATCAGACTGGTGTCAGGGTGGTTGTTGCTTATGGTGGTGCCCCCATAAACCAACAG ctTCGAGAACTAGAGAGAGGAGTACATATTCTTGTGGCAACACCTGGACGATTGGTTGATTTACTTGAGAGAGCTAGAGTCTCGTTACAGATGATAAGGTACTTGGCTTTAGATGAGGCAGATCGAATGCTTGATATGGGTTTTGAACCTCAAATAAGGAAAATTGTGCAACAAATGGACATGCCTCCACCAGGTGTAAGACAGACAATGCTATTCAGTGCCACTTTTCCCAAAGAGATTCAG AGACTGGCATTGGATTTTCTTTCAAATTATATCTTTTTGGCCGTGGGAAGGGTTGGCTCTAGTACTGATCTGATTGTCCAAAGAGTTGAATACGTTCAGGAGACTGACAAGAGAAGCCACTTGATGGATCTCCTTCATGCACAGAGGGCTAATGGTGCTCATGGCAAG CAAGCTCTTACCCTTGTTTTTGTTGAGACGAAAAAAGGAGCTGATTCATTGGAGCATTGGCTTTGTATGAATGGTTTCCCTGCTACTGCTATTCATGGCGATAGAACTCAGCAG GAAAGGGAACATGCCCTGAGATCCTTCAAAAGTGGTAACACGCCAATCTTGGTTGCAACAGATGTGGCAGCACGTGGTCTTGATATACCCCATGTTGCACATGTTGTCAACTTTGACATTCCAAATGACATTGATGATTATGTCCACCGTATTGGAAGGACAGGACGAGCAGGAAAAACAGGTTTAGCAACAGCCTTCTTTAACGAGAACAATTCGTCAGTGGCAAGAGCACTGGCTGATCTGATGCAAGAAGCAAACCAAGAAGTACCTGCTTGGCTCTCTCGCTATGCTGCTCGATCTTCACATGGAGGCGGCAAAAATCGTCGTGGTGGAAATCGTTTTGGCGGGCGTGATTTCCGAAAGGATACCTCTTTCAATCGAGGGGTCACAGACTACTATGGTGGGGGGGCCAATATGAGCAGTGGCTATGGTGCATCTGGTGGTTATGCTGCATCATATGGTGGTGCTGGTGTGACTAGTGCCTGGGACTAA